In the genome of Stomoxys calcitrans chromosome 4, idStoCalc2.1, whole genome shotgun sequence, the window GACTCGTAGCCACCTACTTTGTATCCTGTTTGGTCACATCAAATTTGTATCTCCCCCTCCTTATTAGGACTACATTGTGAGTTTCATGTATTCGGTTTTGCATATCCAACTCACCTGTAGGCTTCTCGTTACTTGTCCTCTTATCCCAAGAAAATTTCGAACCGCTACCATTGCCAACACCACCCCCAAAGCGTTTAGCCCAAACATCTCTCAAATGCTTTCGATCAACCTCTGCTTCAGGGCTTGATACTGAGCCGCTTGTGCTCGAGGTCAAGGACATGCCACGGCCCCAATCACCAGATGTGTTGGCATTGCTTTTAAAACCAGATACAGCACGACCAGGATTGCCGCCGCCACTTCCGTTGCCAGAGGAAGAACCACCCAACCCCCCAATATCTTTAAAGCCTACAACGTTGCGTAAATTACCCACAGGGGGTATAGCCCTAGAAGTGCCGGTATTTCGTGAAGCTGCCGTAGTACTCGTATTTAAATTTACATTGAAAGGATCAGAGGACAAGCCTGGATAAGACGAGGGTGGAAAAGCTTTTGCAATGGCAGATGTGGGCGCCTTGTTGGTGGCGGTGTTGTTATTGGTTGCTGTGGAAGTTTTGGTTTTAGGATTTAATAGCATTGTACCCCCACCATTGGTTTTGACAGGACCTGTAAGAAATGCAATTTATTAAAACCATATACCATAGATACGGCATACTAGCATAACAAAACCAACCTTTGAAGCCATTGTTTAAATTTCCAAAACCCTTGACATttgtagtagttgttgttgttgtctttggtGTAAAAAACTTACGTAAATCTGCAGATCCTGCCGTTGATTTTGaagcattttctttttctttattcgAAGACTTCCCCTTTTTCATTTTCTCTGGCTCTTTTATTTTCATGAAAGTACCTCCACAGGATGCATGATGACTTGCCCACCATTGATCATTGGGACCAGGTGCTCGGTTAGATGTTCTCTTCACATAGCCAAAAAAGGGAGATCTATCCTGGCAGATGCCATTACAACGCCACCAGTGTTGTTTGTAAAGTTCCACTTCGTCATGGAATGTATGGTACACAGTTATGTTTGTGCCGGCCACCATATTTATGCCCTTCAtaatctttttgaaatttggcccatGCCCGCCATTACCTTCACGTATATTAAGTACAAAGCAATAGGCGTGTATCATTTCGTGCAACATGGTCTCCACTAAATCTTTCCTTGATCTCAATTTCAATAAGGGTTCGCTCAAGCGTATGGTAATGTCCATGCCAAATCTATTTCTTCGGGAGTAACAAATTCCAGCACAGCTGTACATACGTTTACTCCATTCCAGAGTGACACATTTCAAACGGCTCTGAAAGAAGCGCGTATCGAATTGCCCGAACAAAGAGAATATGTCGGGAGTTGGATCCAGTGTCTCCCATTGGGGATGTACCAGATTCTGTGTGCGATTAAGGAAGTCTTCATCTAAATTAGAACGTGGATTACTACGTTTAATTTGTAATGGCTTTTTGCTGGAGGCATCGAATTTAACCGCTGGTGGCTTCTTAAAGTCTACTTCCTCGATGTCACTGTCGCCCTCACCATCCAGAGCATTGAGACGTCTTTGCATTTCCAATGCATAGAGATAGTCTGAGTCTTCAgacattttgttttcttttacaaatttttattttgtcagaaaaacataaaacaagCCACAAAACAATTTCAATGGACAGCACTAGAtcgaaaatataaatttttaacgcaaagctgttgttgtgtcTAAGAATTTGGCGCATTTACCAGctgtttgaaaacaaaaatttaagtggCTAGGGTTGCCAAGTTAGGTAAAGTTGGATATTAATAGGCTCAAGATGTATTTAATAGGGTGGCCGTATCAGCATGTCTGATGGAACTTGATATGTTAATTGATTTTTGCATTCGCCTTATAATCTCAATCGTTATCAGCTTCACTTAGAGAATATAGGTTCATTGTATCGCCCCCgaaaaaggttaaaaaaatcactgaaatcatatggtgcaattcgccatcttgacatcaagctgatcgacgttttgccaacacactcaaagaaatttgtgtgcgtgcgtACATGAGCTGAAAATatgagagaaagaagatgacaccAAAGAGAACTTGGCCGGCTGCTAACAGCTGTtcacgtgagaccacctttagaAATCCGCCTTGTACCCAACATGCATGATAATAATGGGGGCCAGGCGGGCTAGAGAAGTTCCCTCCAATCTGTCATTTTAATCCCCTATTATAGTCAAGAATGACGAAAGGACTAGAAGCCAGAAAATAATTTAGATGGGAAAAATGTACTCGTTTAGCCATAATCCTGCGACTACACCCGCAATTTAAGGGCAGTGCC includes:
- the LOC106085032 gene encoding uncharacterized protein LOC106085032; the protein is MSEDSDYLYALEMQRRLNALDGEGDSDIEEVDFKKPPAVKFDASSKKPLQIKRSNPRSNLDEDFLNRTQNLVHPQWETLDPTPDIFSLFGQFDTRFFQSRLKCVTLEWSKRMYSCAGICYSRRNRFGMDITIRLSEPLLKLRSRKDLVETMLHEMIHAYCFVLNIREGNGGHGPNFKKIMKGINMVAGTNITVYHTFHDEVELYKQHWWRCNGICQDRSPFFGYVKRTSNRAPGPNDQWWASHHASCGGTFMKIKEPEKMKKGKSSNKEKENASKSTAGSADLRKFFTPKTTTTTTTNVKGFGNLNNGFKGPVKTNGGGTMLLNPKTKTSTATNNNTATNKAPTSAIAKAFPPSSYPGLSSDPFNVNLNTSTTAASRNTGTSRAIPPVGNLRNVVGFKDIGGLGGSSSGNGSGGGNPGRAVSGFKSNANTSGDWGRGMSLTSSTSGSVSSPEAEVDRKHLRDVWAKRFGGGVGNGSGSKFSWDKRTSNEKPTGDAKRRRISNDGSSSENPICYVADENVSKDTWEVVDDDVMLQDQPQTVITLSSDDDDDDDNDGNGDSDNESYKPKINKNMTMDQRQTMIKKEIMDESIDLCGDDIELIDDEYDDNFNAATELADTSIIDEFFGEDTLLKEFKRENDCKPSSSRHQLDPDSDIITCPICQGKMARAVFAEHLNGCTGIARKINLPSKKALKSLAATSKEARPKRPAKPSFHSTRDILRNAGYSEADLSQIHTASSMSEDEEEEEFLQRSGIKTKRHSNKNNAPTNSSSPQDLNSSSEDENTRRHRLRNVYKTTRQCPVCAQEIEEEEMNEHLDECLTSKRH